From Cellulosimicrobium cellulans, the proteins below share one genomic window:
- a CDS encoding P-II family nitrogen regulator, whose protein sequence is MKLVTGIIQPHRLDDVKSALEAAGVRGMTVSEASGYGRQKGHTEVYRGAEYTVDLVPKVRVEVLVDDADATVVTEVIVKAAQTGKIGDGKVWTVPVDDVARVRTGEHGPGAL, encoded by the coding sequence ATGAAGCTCGTCACGGGAATCATCCAGCCGCACCGGCTCGACGACGTGAAGTCGGCGCTCGAGGCCGCGGGCGTGCGGGGCATGACGGTCAGCGAGGCCAGCGGCTACGGGCGCCAGAAGGGCCACACCGAGGTCTACCGCGGTGCGGAGTACACGGTCGACCTGGTGCCCAAGGTCCGCGTCGAGGTCCTCGTCGACGACGCCGACGCGACCGTGGTCACCGAGGTGATCGTCAAGGCGGCGCAGACCGGCAAGATCGGCGACGGCAAGGTCTGGACGGTCCCGGTGGACGACGTCGCCCGCGTGCGCACGGGCGAGCACGGCCCCGGCGCCCTGTGA
- a CDS encoding ammonium transporter has protein sequence MEWDTGATAWMLTSASLVLLMTPGLAFFYGGMVRAKSVLNMMMMSFGAMAVVGVVYVLWGWSMSYGEAGTGGLVASPFAQFGLSGAITDADGSAVASTLGNYPNVVDIAFQVTFAIITVALISGALADRVKFGTWLTFTAIWVTVTYFPLAHMVWGGGFLSSNENGLAARIFGVTDGAATVAPIDFAGGTVVHINAGVAALVLAILIGKRKGFGKEPMRPHNLPFVMLGAALLWFGWFGFNAGSAFGANETAGLAWVNTTSATAAGIIGWLLTEKIRDGHATSLGAASGVVAGLVAITPAAGALNPVTSIVLGLVAGALSALAVGLKYRFGYDDSLDVVGVHLVSGLWGTVAIGFLATDTGLFFGGGAQQLVVQILIALVAIVFSAATTLVIGLILKATMGWRVSEDAEVGGIDLAVHGETAYESIQQGSVIKEVRA, from the coding sequence ATGGAGTGGGACACCGGGGCAACCGCGTGGATGCTGACCTCAGCATCCCTCGTGCTCCTGATGACGCCCGGACTGGCGTTCTTCTATGGCGGCATGGTCCGCGCCAAGTCCGTGCTGAACATGATGATGATGTCGTTCGGCGCGATGGCCGTCGTGGGCGTCGTCTACGTGCTGTGGGGCTGGTCGATGTCCTACGGCGAGGCCGGGACGGGTGGCCTCGTCGCCAGCCCGTTCGCGCAGTTTGGCCTCTCGGGGGCGATCACGGACGCCGACGGCAGCGCCGTGGCGAGCACGCTCGGCAACTACCCGAACGTGGTGGACATCGCGTTCCAGGTGACGTTCGCGATCATCACGGTCGCGCTCATCTCGGGTGCGCTGGCCGACCGCGTCAAGTTCGGCACCTGGCTCACCTTCACGGCGATCTGGGTCACCGTGACGTACTTCCCGCTCGCCCACATGGTCTGGGGCGGCGGCTTCCTCTCGAGCAACGAGAACGGCCTCGCGGCACGCATCTTCGGGGTGACCGACGGCGCCGCCACGGTCGCGCCGATCGACTTCGCGGGCGGCACGGTCGTCCACATCAACGCCGGTGTCGCGGCCCTCGTGCTCGCGATCCTCATCGGCAAGCGCAAGGGCTTCGGCAAGGAGCCGATGCGCCCGCACAACCTGCCGTTCGTCATGCTCGGTGCGGCCCTCCTGTGGTTCGGCTGGTTCGGCTTCAACGCGGGCTCGGCCTTCGGGGCCAACGAGACCGCCGGGCTCGCCTGGGTCAACACGACGAGCGCCACCGCGGCGGGCATCATCGGCTGGCTCCTCACGGAGAAGATCCGCGACGGCCACGCGACGTCGCTCGGTGCGGCGTCCGGCGTCGTGGCGGGTCTCGTCGCGATCACCCCGGCCGCGGGCGCGCTCAACCCGGTGACGTCGATCGTCCTGGGCCTCGTCGCCGGTGCGCTCTCCGCGCTCGCGGTCGGCCTCAAGTACCGCTTCGGCTACGACGACTCGCTCGACGTCGTCGGCGTCCACCTGGTCTCCGGCCTCTGGGGTACCGTCGCGATCGGCTTCCTCGCCACCGACACGGGCCTGTTCTTCGGCGGCGGCGCGCAGCAGCTCGTCGTGCAGATCCTCATCGCCCTCGTCGCCATCGTGTTCTCGGCGGCCACCACGCTGGTCATCGGCCTGATCCTCAAGGCGACGATGGGCTGGCGGGTCAGCGAGGACGCCGAGGTCGGCGGCATCGACCTCGCGGTCCACGGCGAGACGGCGTACGAGTCCATCCAGCAGGGCAGCGTCATCAAGGAGGTGCGGGCATGA